A single Methylomonas sp. AM2-LC DNA region contains:
- a CDS encoding MdtB/MuxB family multidrug efflux RND transporter permease subunit: MPNSNSKQSGFNPSRIFILRPVATSLLMVALLLVGILAYRLLPVSALPQVDYPTIQVVTLYPGASPEVMTSVITAPLERQFGQMPGLTQMSSSNSSGASVITLQFNLHLELDIAEQTVQAAINAAASFLPTDLPQAPIYSKVNPADTPIMTLAVSSNSLPLYKVEDLIDTRLAQKIAQLPGVGLVSLSGGQRPAVRIQANHKALSAYGISLEDLRSAIAAANVNQPKGMFNGPLRSAIIDSNDQLHSAVEYRDLVIAYRNGGPVRLTEVAKVVDGAENTRLSAWTNDKASIIVNIQRQPGANVIEVVDRIKALLPELQASLPVSIEVLPLTDRTITIRASVHDVQFELLLAVALVVMVIFLFLRNIPATIIPGIAVPVSLVGTFAVMYIADFSINNLTLMALTIATGFVVDDAIVVIENISRYIERGESPLKAALKGSEQIGFTIISLTFSLVAVLIPLLFMGDIVGRLFREFAITLAVAILISALVSLTLTPMMCAKLLRPEQQHEQQSKNNWFETLIAGYGRSLQWVLNRQVLTMCVFFTTVLLTVVLYIVIPKGFFPIQDTGIIQGISEAPQDVSFTAMANYQQQMAAIILNDPAVESLSSIIGVDGINSTPNSGRFLINLKPKAERLISASEVIDRLKTNLSKQSDFKLFLQPVQDLTMENRVSRTQYQFTLESANLEELNSWTHKLVEWVQEQPAFSDVASDVQDQGQQVYVKIDRSTASRLGVSTSAIDNALYDAYGQRLVSTIFTQSNQYRVVLEVDPSEQITPNMLNDLRIPSTNGTQVPLSAIAELSIQPTPLSINHLNQFPVSTLSFNLAKGSSLGDAVQTIERGKQEIGLPLSVHTSFQGAALAFKASLTNTLWLILAAIVTVYIVLGVLYESYIHPVTILSTLPSAGVGALVALMLSGTDLDIIGIIGIILLIGIVKKNAIMMIDFALEAERKQFMLPAEAIYQACVLRFRPILMTTLAALLGALPLMIGTGVGSELRHPLGLSMVGGLLLSQLLTLYTTPVIYLWMDKLAKNVAGWLKLKPIDEQTNTDLNP; this comes from the coding sequence ATGCCAAATTCAAATTCTAAGCAATCAGGCTTCAATCCTTCACGGATTTTTATCCTGCGACCCGTCGCAACTTCGCTTTTAATGGTAGCCTTACTATTGGTAGGTATTCTGGCTTACCGGTTACTACCGGTATCTGCATTACCTCAAGTTGATTATCCAACCATACAGGTGGTTACATTATATCCAGGAGCAAGTCCTGAAGTCATGACCTCAGTCATTACAGCCCCTTTGGAACGTCAATTTGGTCAGATGCCTGGACTTACACAAATGTCTTCCAGCAATTCCAGTGGTGCATCCGTCATCACTTTACAATTTAATTTGCATCTTGAACTGGATATTGCCGAACAAACAGTACAGGCTGCCATTAATGCAGCAGCCAGTTTTCTGCCTACGGATTTACCGCAAGCGCCTATCTATAGCAAAGTAAATCCGGCTGACACACCAATCATGACACTCGCAGTTAGCTCTAATTCATTACCCTTATACAAAGTAGAAGACCTGATTGACACTCGACTCGCACAAAAAATTGCACAGTTGCCGGGTGTAGGTTTAGTTAGTTTGAGCGGAGGCCAACGTCCTGCGGTCAGAATTCAAGCTAATCACAAAGCACTTTCTGCCTATGGCATCAGTTTGGAAGATTTGCGCTCGGCTATTGCCGCCGCCAATGTCAATCAACCGAAAGGCATGTTTAATGGCCCATTGCGTTCAGCCATTATTGATAGTAACGATCAATTACATTCTGCCGTTGAATATCGCGATTTGGTTATTGCTTATCGTAACGGAGGACCGGTACGTTTAACCGAAGTAGCAAAAGTGGTTGATGGTGCGGAAAACACTCGACTCTCGGCATGGACAAATGATAAGGCATCCATCATCGTTAACATTCAACGTCAACCCGGTGCAAATGTCATAGAAGTAGTTGATCGTATTAAAGCACTGTTACCAGAATTGCAAGCATCTCTGCCAGTCAGCATAGAAGTTTTACCACTGACTGATCGTACCATCACCATTCGTGCTTCGGTACACGATGTACAATTCGAATTACTGCTAGCAGTCGCGCTGGTCGTTATGGTGATTTTTTTATTTCTGCGCAATATTCCGGCCACCATTATTCCGGGTATTGCAGTGCCAGTATCTTTGGTAGGCACTTTTGCCGTAATGTACATAGCCGACTTTAGTATTAACAATCTGACTTTAATGGCATTAACCATTGCGACTGGGTTTGTCGTGGACGATGCCATTGTGGTGATTGAAAATATTTCCCGTTATATAGAACGAGGGGAATCACCTCTAAAAGCAGCATTAAAAGGTTCTGAACAAATTGGCTTTACTATTATTTCTCTAACCTTTTCTTTAGTTGCCGTATTAATTCCATTGTTATTTATGGGCGATATTGTCGGACGGCTATTTAGAGAATTTGCCATTACCCTCGCAGTTGCTATTTTAATTTCTGCCCTAGTCTCACTAACATTAACACCCATGATGTGTGCAAAGCTGTTGCGTCCAGAGCAACAACACGAACAACAGAGCAAAAACAATTGGTTCGAAACACTAATTGCAGGTTATGGACGGTCATTGCAATGGGTGCTAAACAGACAAGTACTAACTATGTGTGTGTTTTTTACCACCGTTTTATTGACTGTAGTCTTATATATTGTCATTCCGAAAGGATTTTTTCCGATACAGGATACCGGAATTATTCAAGGCATTTCTGAAGCGCCACAAGACGTATCATTTACGGCAATGGCAAATTACCAACAACAAATGGCTGCCATTATTCTGAATGATCCGGCTGTAGAAAGTTTATCGTCGATTATTGGTGTTGATGGCATTAATAGTACCCCCAACAGTGGTCGATTTTTAATTAATCTTAAACCAAAAGCTGAACGCTTAATTTCGGCTAGTGAAGTGATAGACCGTCTAAAAACAAATCTAAGCAAACAATCAGATTTTAAATTATTTCTACAACCTGTTCAGGACTTGACAATGGAAAACCGTGTCAGTCGTACCCAATATCAATTTACCCTGGAATCTGCAAATCTTGAAGAGTTGAATAGCTGGACGCATAAACTAGTGGAATGGGTACAAGAGCAACCCGCATTTAGTGATGTTGCAAGTGACGTGCAGGATCAGGGTCAACAAGTTTACGTCAAAATTGATCGAAGTACCGCCAGTCGACTGGGAGTCAGTACTTCTGCGATCGATAACGCACTCTATGACGCCTATGGACAGCGTTTGGTATCTACCATTTTCACTCAATCCAATCAGTATCGGGTAGTCCTGGAGGTGGATCCAAGTGAACAAATAACGCCGAATATGCTCAATGATTTACGTATTCCATCTACCAACGGCACCCAAGTACCCTTGTCTGCCATTGCGGAATTATCTATTCAACCCACACCCCTTTCAATCAATCACTTGAATCAATTTCCGGTTTCCACACTCTCGTTTAATCTGGCTAAGGGCAGTTCTTTAGGTGATGCGGTGCAAACCATCGAACGAGGCAAACAAGAAATTGGTTTGCCGTTAAGTGTGCATACCAGTTTTCAAGGTGCTGCACTAGCCTTTAAAGCCTCATTAACTAACACGTTATGGTTAATTTTGGCCGCTATTGTTACGGTTTACATTGTATTGGGCGTCTTATATGAAAGTTATATACATCCTGTTACTATTTTATCTACCTTACCGTCCGCCGGTGTCGGCGCGTTGGTAGCACTAATGCTGTCAGGCACCGACCTAGATATCATTGGTATTATCGGTATCATTTTGCTGATTGGCATCGTTAAGAAAAATGCCATTATGATGATCGATTTTGCCCTGGAAGCTGAGCGTAAACAGTTTATGTTGCCCGCTGAGGCCATTTATCAGGCTTGCGTATTACGATTTCGCCCAATTTTAATGACTACTTTAGCAGCACTACTAGGTGCATTACCCTTAATGATTGGTACTGGAGTAGGTTCAGAATTACGTCACCCGTTGGGCTTATCCATGGTAGGTGGTTTACTGTTAAGTCAATTATTAACTTTATACACCACGCCAGTCATCTATTTGTGGATGGATAAATTAGCCAAAAATGTTGCTGGTTGGTTAAAGCTAAAACCCATTGATGAACAAACAAATACGGATTTGAATCCCTGA
- a CDS encoding efflux RND transporter permease subunit, whose product MNISALFINRPVATSLLTLAITLAGALAFLNLPVSSLPQVDFPTITVQSNLPGASAETMAATVATPLERALGRIAGINEMTSTSSLGSTRITMQFDLARDIYGAGRDVQAAINAAATLLPTGLPSRPSYRRDNPADSPILILALTSEKFDRGQMYDLASTILAQKISQISGISQVQVGGAALPAVRLDLNPNALTKYGIGLEDVRNTISQTNINRPKGVIENAEQRWQIQANDQARLAKDYMPLIVSYKNNAPVRISDLGDVTDSVEDLRNTGLKNGKPSVLLILKKQPAANVIETVDQVLALVPELKASLPNSVDLSVVVDRSLTIRASVREVEHSLFIAIGLVMLVVLLFLQDLRSTLIPIVSVPVSLIGSCLVMYFLHYSLNNLSLMALTIATGFVVDDAIVVVENAKRHIENGIKPYKAALMASKEVSFTVLAMSVSLVAVFLPILLMGGVVGRIFREFAVTLSASVLVSLLISLTTTPMLCARWLSKENPNPGRFFYGISRSIERVQKFYEQSLNWALRHSRIMLLLLFGTIGLNFYLYINIEKGFFPTQDGGRLIGGIQADQGVSFWALQKKLFEFAAIIKQDPAVSNVVGFAGAQQNTNSADLFTVLKPHEEREPIEQVMERLRDSLKRIPGARIHLFPAQELRIGGRPSPSMFDYALQSDDLDLLRTWTPKVVEAMSKLPELSDVNTNQQDHGQQIGLVVNRDAAARYGVTQAMIDASLNDAFGQRQVSVIYNPLNQYHVVMELAPEYWQSPEALKQIFISVPASNSKSGAQIPAHQVPLASIANFSPTSTPLTVNHQGQFAAATISFNLKEGISLSDATKAIEKSMISIGLPTSLKGSFQGSAKAFKDSLRNQPWLILAALVSIYLVLGILYESYIHPLTILSTLPSAGVGALLALMACDTEFSIIALIGVILLIGIVKKNAIMMIDFALHAERTEGLSSRDAIFKACILRFRPILMTTLTALFGALPLALGSGYGAELRQPLGISIVGGLVFSQLLTLYTTPVVYLYLDRFRLSFRTRFTHSASVHPADTSA is encoded by the coding sequence ATGAACATCTCCGCACTATTTATTAATCGGCCCGTAGCCACCAGCCTGCTAACGCTTGCCATTACCTTGGCCGGTGCCCTGGCATTTCTAAATCTGCCAGTGTCATCTTTGCCACAGGTTGACTTCCCAACCATTACCGTACAATCCAACTTGCCTGGCGCAAGTGCCGAAACTATGGCAGCAACCGTAGCTACACCACTGGAGCGAGCGCTTGGCCGTATTGCTGGCATTAATGAAATGACTTCAACCAGCTCACTCGGCTCTACACGTATCACAATGCAATTTGATCTGGCGCGTGATATTTATGGTGCGGGCCGAGATGTTCAGGCAGCTATTAACGCTGCAGCCACTTTGTTACCAACAGGCTTACCATCACGCCCCAGTTATAGACGTGATAATCCTGCTGACTCACCCATCTTGATTCTGGCACTCACCTCTGAAAAATTTGATCGTGGTCAGATGTATGATCTCGCCTCAACAATTCTGGCACAAAAAATTTCGCAAATTTCCGGTATCAGTCAGGTACAAGTGGGCGGTGCAGCCTTGCCCGCAGTGCGCCTGGATCTCAATCCAAATGCTTTGACCAAATACGGTATCGGACTGGAGGATGTTCGTAACACTATCAGCCAAACCAATATTAACCGCCCCAAAGGCGTCATAGAGAATGCTGAACAGCGCTGGCAAATACAAGCTAATGATCAGGCACGCCTGGCTAAAGACTATATGCCATTGATTGTCAGTTACAAAAACAATGCCCCAGTCAGAATATCCGACTTGGGAGACGTAACAGATTCTGTAGAAGATTTGCGCAATACCGGGCTAAAAAATGGTAAACCCTCTGTATTACTCATACTCAAAAAACAACCTGCTGCCAATGTCATAGAAACAGTAGATCAAGTATTGGCACTCGTACCGGAATTAAAAGCCAGCCTACCCAATAGTGTGGATCTATCTGTGGTGGTAGATCGCTCGTTGACCATTCGTGCATCAGTTCGCGAAGTTGAACATAGTTTATTTATTGCGATTGGATTGGTCATGCTGGTAGTGTTACTGTTTTTACAGGATTTACGCTCTACCCTAATCCCCATCGTTTCCGTGCCGGTTTCACTAATTGGTTCCTGTTTAGTGATGTATTTTCTGCACTATAGCTTGAACAATCTATCTTTAATGGCACTAACCATAGCAACAGGTTTTGTGGTTGATGATGCTATCGTGGTGGTTGAAAATGCAAAACGGCATATTGAAAATGGCATAAAACCCTACAAAGCAGCACTGATGGCTAGCAAAGAAGTCAGTTTTACCGTACTCGCCATGAGCGTTTCTCTGGTCGCTGTGTTCTTGCCGATTTTACTGATGGGTGGCGTGGTGGGGCGTATTTTCAGGGAGTTTGCCGTTACCCTGTCAGCATCGGTACTGGTATCATTACTCATTTCTTTGACCACCACACCCATGCTCTGTGCACGCTGGTTAAGTAAGGAAAATCCTAATCCTGGTCGTTTTTTTTATGGTATTAGTCGATCCATTGAACGCGTACAGAAATTTTATGAACAGTCACTAAACTGGGCGCTAAGGCATAGCCGCATTATGTTGCTACTATTGTTTGGCACCATCGGCCTAAATTTTTATTTATACATCAACATAGAAAAAGGATTTTTTCCCACCCAAGACGGTGGCCGATTAATTGGCGGCATTCAAGCTGATCAAGGCGTTTCATTTTGGGCATTACAGAAAAAATTGTTCGAATTTGCCGCCATTATCAAACAAGACCCAGCCGTAAGCAATGTGGTGGGATTTGCGGGTGCCCAACAAAATACCAATAGTGCCGACCTATTTACCGTATTGAAACCTCATGAGGAACGCGAACCCATTGAACAAGTCATGGAACGTTTGCGTGACAGTTTAAAACGTATTCCCGGTGCAAGAATACATTTATTTCCGGCACAGGAGTTACGTATTGGCGGAAGACCATCACCCAGTATGTTTGATTACGCATTGCAATCCGATGATCTGGATTTACTGCGTACCTGGACACCTAAAGTTGTCGAGGCCATGTCAAAATTACCAGAACTCAGTGATGTCAATACCAATCAACAGGATCATGGGCAACAAATTGGCCTAGTGGTAAACCGCGATGCTGCCGCCCGTTACGGAGTGACGCAAGCCATGATAGATGCCAGTTTAAATGATGCATTTGGGCAAAGACAGGTTTCTGTTATCTATAACCCCCTCAATCAATATCATGTGGTGATGGAATTGGCACCGGAATACTGGCAAAGTCCAGAAGCGCTGAAACAGATATTTATTAGTGTGCCAGCATCAAACTCAAAATCAGGGGCTCAGATACCCGCTCATCAGGTACCGTTGGCGAGCATAGCCAACTTTTCTCCCACCAGCACACCATTAACAGTGAATCATCAAGGGCAATTTGCCGCAGCAACTATTTCCTTTAATCTTAAAGAAGGCATATCATTATCTGATGCCACAAAAGCTATTGAAAAATCGATGATTTCTATCGGTTTACCCACCAGTTTAAAAGGTAGCTTTCAAGGCTCTGCGAAAGCTTTTAAAGACTCCTTACGAAACCAACCCTGGCTGATTCTGGCGGCACTAGTGAGTATTTATCTGGTACTGGGCATACTCTATGAAAGTTATATTCATCCACTAACCATACTCTCAACGCTACCTTCAGCGGGTGTTGGCGCCCTATTGGCCTTAATGGCTTGTGATACAGAATTCAGCATAATAGCCTTAATTGGTGTAATTTTACTGATCGGCATAGTCAAAAAAAATGCCATTATGATGATCGATTTTGCTTTACATGCTGAACGCACAGAAGGTTTGAGTTCTCGCGATGCCATTTTTAAGGCTTGTATACTGCGCTTTAGACCCATATTGATGACCACTTTAACCGCGCTGTTTGGTGCCCTGCCCTTGGCGCTAGGCTCGGGCTATGGTGCTGAATTACGCCAACCCCTAGGGATTTCAATAGTCGGTGGTTTAGTTTTTAGTCAATTACTTACGCTATACACCACTCCGGTAGTTTATTTATATCTGGATCGATTTCGTTTAAGTTTTCGTACCCGTTTTACCCACTCTGCATCCGTTCACCCTGCAGATACATCAGCTTAA
- a CDS encoding MdtA/MuxA family multidrug efflux RND transporter periplasmic adaptor subunit: protein MNQTKNKPYGHSGKRIVSLGLLVTIIAGGVYVYQNNQPTVAETKTALTDKSDKHKRRSGRDHFHDEDEAVVVAVETAIQGDYPIFLNCLGTVTALKTVTVHSRVDGELKNIVFTEGQMIKEGDLLAEIDPRPFAILQKQAEGQLLKDEALLKNAELDYRRYQTLLEQESIAAQQTATQAALITQYQGVVEIDKSQLDNAKLQLNYAKLTAPITGRVGLRQIDQGNIIHASDSNGLVVITQMQPISVVFTLPEDKVQPLIKRLRTHQTIPIEAYDRAGTNKLADGKLTAIDNQIDPTTGTLKLKAQFDNTESTLFANQFVNIKMLLDTLTGVTLIPSAALQQDTQGPYVYVINSDKKAELRHISLAPGTSAQDKVAVLNNLAANEVVVIEGIDRLKEGSKIDIAQKDGLALAENTETSSALPQEKKNHQSRRKE from the coding sequence ATGAATCAAACTAAGAATAAACCCTATGGACATAGTGGGAAACGCATAGTTTCTTTAGGGTTGTTAGTAACAATCATTGCAGGCGGGGTATATGTTTATCAAAACAACCAACCGACAGTAGCAGAGACTAAAACAGCTTTGACGGATAAATCCGATAAACATAAGCGCAGATCTGGCCGAGATCACTTTCACGACGAGGATGAGGCTGTTGTAGTAGCGGTTGAAACAGCGATCCAAGGAGACTATCCCATTTTTCTAAATTGTTTAGGAACGGTTACTGCTCTAAAAACGGTTACAGTACATTCTCGGGTAGATGGTGAATTAAAAAATATTGTATTTACCGAAGGGCAAATGATTAAAGAGGGAGATCTACTGGCGGAAATAGATCCCAGACCCTTTGCAATACTACAAAAACAAGCTGAAGGACAACTACTAAAAGACGAAGCACTACTAAAAAATGCAGAATTGGATTACAGGCGCTATCAAACATTGCTGGAACAGGAGTCTATCGCAGCACAGCAAACTGCCACTCAAGCGGCACTGATTACGCAATATCAAGGTGTCGTTGAAATAGATAAATCACAACTGGACAATGCAAAGCTGCAACTTAATTACGCCAAACTTACCGCCCCCATCACTGGACGTGTAGGCTTACGGCAAATTGATCAAGGTAATATTATCCATGCATCTGATAGTAATGGCCTAGTTGTTATCACACAAATGCAACCCATTAGCGTGGTTTTTACCCTGCCAGAGGATAAGGTTCAACCACTTATTAAACGTTTGCGCACCCACCAGACTATTCCGATTGAAGCTTATGATCGAGCAGGCACCAATAAACTGGCGGATGGCAAACTGACAGCTATTGATAATCAAATTGACCCAACTACCGGTACTTTGAAGCTAAAAGCACAATTTGACAATACTGAATCTACGCTATTTGCCAATCAATTCGTTAACATAAAAATGTTATTGGATACATTAACCGGTGTTACATTGATACCCAGTGCCGCATTACAACAAGACACGCAAGGCCCTTATGTGTATGTTATCAATTCTGATAAAAAGGCTGAACTACGCCATATTTCTTTAGCACCAGGCACTTCGGCACAAGATAAAGTTGCCGTTCTCAATAATCTTGCGGCGAATGAAGTCGTGGTCATAGAAGGCATCGACCGCTTGAAAGAAGGCAGCAAAATCGACATAGCGCAAAAAGATGGTTTGGCTCTTGCGGAAAATACCGAAACGTCCTCAGCACTACCTCAGGAAAAGAAAAATCACCAAAGTAGGCGTAAAGAATAA
- a CDS encoding dienelactone hydrolase family protein — translation MARKTAHDFHPEALQIFDKYVHGDISRRDFLSSIPKYALLGLSAEALLEALNPKFAQAQEVKDNDPRIKATFVEYPSPHGNGKIRGYLVQPAHFTGKLPTVLVIHENRGLNPHIEDITRRLALNNFIAFAPDGLYSLGGYPGDEDKARELFQKLDKEKTQADFLTAAHILKKLPQGNGNVGAVGFCYGGGIVNYLATKIPDLAAGVPFYGVQPSATDAAKIKAPLLIHYAGVDERINAGWPAYESALQAANVNYEVHIYPGVQHGFNNNTTPRYDAATAKLAWDRTISFFNTYLRDS, via the coding sequence ATGGCACGAAAAACAGCACATGACTTTCATCCGGAAGCACTGCAAATTTTCGATAAATACGTACACGGAGATATTAGCCGACGTGATTTTCTATCCTCAATCCCCAAATACGCACTGCTAGGTTTATCGGCAGAAGCATTACTTGAGGCATTGAATCCAAAGTTTGCGCAAGCACAGGAAGTTAAAGACAACGACCCACGTATCAAAGCGACTTTTGTTGAATACCCATCGCCGCATGGTAATGGCAAAATTCGCGGCTATCTGGTACAGCCAGCACATTTCACCGGCAAACTCCCTACCGTGCTAGTGATCCATGAAAACCGAGGACTTAATCCGCACATTGAAGATATCACCCGCCGTCTGGCACTTAACAATTTTATTGCCTTTGCACCGGATGGGCTGTATAGCCTGGGTGGTTATCCAGGTGATGAAGATAAAGCCCGCGAGTTGTTTCAAAAACTAGATAAGGAAAAAACTCAAGCAGATTTTCTGACTGCGGCACACATATTAAAAAAACTACCACAGGGTAATGGTAATGTCGGGGCAGTAGGCTTTTGCTATGGCGGTGGCATAGTGAACTACTTAGCAACCAAAATTCCAGATTTAGCCGCAGGTGTACCTTTTTATGGCGTGCAACCCAGTGCAACAGATGCAGCTAAAATCAAAGCCCCTTTATTAATTCATTATGCGGGTGTTGACGAACGTATCAATGCGGGTTGGCCTGCTTACGAATCTGCTTTGCAAGCAGCCAATGTCAATTATGAAGTTCATATTTATCCAGGTGTTCAACATGGGTTTAACAATAACACGACACCACGCTACGATGCGGCTACCGCAAAATTGGCATGGGATAGAACCATCAGTTTTTTCAATACCTACTTACGTGATAGCTAA
- a CDS encoding SMP-30/gluconolactonase/LRE family protein, which translates to MSFIKPIQRSVLSLAIVIALTGSVKAEDSVVTSIPGVADAGTKVELIKEGFNGTEGPISLPDGSAIFTETTANRITRVGIDNTISTFLENTNGANGLAFTPSGELIAVQTLNTKVGIIYPAGKEKVLAENFAGTAFQRPNDLVLAKNGGIYFTDSGTRASKENPNPPRSNPGVYYISPIGDLKRLATPADIERPNGIQLSPNEKTLYVANTAGEYLLAYDIASDGSISGKRNFAKLQGWSQTDNVWSSGADGLAIDAEGRVFAVSNLGIEVFTDKGEALGIIPVPKKPQNIAFVGKDKKTLFIVGRGSAYKIALKTAGYSGRVK; encoded by the coding sequence ATGTCTTTTATAAAACCTATACAAAGGAGTGTACTGTCACTTGCCATTGTTATAGCACTAACAGGCTCAGTAAAGGCAGAGGATAGTGTCGTTACTTCGATACCGGGTGTAGCAGATGCAGGAACCAAAGTTGAATTAATTAAAGAAGGCTTTAACGGCACGGAAGGGCCTATTTCTCTGCCAGACGGTAGCGCTATTTTCACCGAAACCACTGCTAATCGAATTACGCGGGTTGGAATCGACAATACTATCTCAACGTTTCTGGAAAATACCAATGGAGCTAATGGCTTGGCCTTTACACCCAGTGGTGAATTAATTGCGGTACAAACCTTAAATACAAAGGTTGGCATTATTTATCCCGCCGGCAAGGAAAAAGTGTTGGCCGAAAATTTTGCGGGTACAGCTTTTCAGCGTCCGAATGATTTAGTACTGGCTAAAAACGGTGGAATTTATTTTACCGACAGCGGCACTCGCGCCAGTAAAGAGAACCCAAATCCTCCGCGATCAAATCCAGGCGTTTATTACATTTCACCGATTGGAGATCTTAAACGACTGGCAACACCTGCCGACATTGAACGTCCAAATGGCATCCAATTAAGTCCCAATGAAAAAACCCTGTATGTGGCCAACACAGCGGGTGAATATTTGCTGGCTTACGATATTGCCTCAGACGGTTCTATTAGCGGTAAAAGGAATTTCGCAAAATTACAGGGATGGAGTCAAACAGACAATGTTTGGTCTAGTGGTGCAGATGGACTGGCTATTGATGCGGAAGGCAGAGTTTTTGCGGTTTCGAATCTTGGTATAGAGGTTTTCACAGACAAAGGTGAAGCGCTAGGCATTATTCCTGTACCGAAAAAACCGCAAAATATTGCTTTTGTGGGTAAAGACAAAAAAACTTTATTTATAGTTGGTCGCGGTTCGGCTTATAAAATTGCTTTAAAAACTGCGGGATATTCAGGACGAGTAAAATAG
- a CDS encoding cytochrome c — protein MRKKLALGVFLAVTTVSSFAGPVEDQIRFRQSTYSFLGWNTAKIKSQAVDHPETYNKDQVIAAANAIAAVANSGVLELYGPGTDQGTGWKPTRLKPEYFQKKDEVKEIEATFIKEANELQSVAASGDAAEIKAQFGKVGASCKSCHDLIRVRE, from the coding sequence ATGAGAAAAAAACTTGCGCTAGGCGTTTTTCTAGCCGTTACCACAGTCAGCAGTTTTGCCGGGCCTGTTGAGGATCAAATCAGATTTCGGCAATCTACTTACTCTTTCTTAGGTTGGAATACCGCCAAAATCAAGTCTCAGGCGGTAGATCATCCAGAAACGTATAACAAAGACCAAGTAATTGCCGCGGCTAATGCCATAGCCGCAGTTGCAAATTCGGGTGTTTTGGAACTCTATGGCCCCGGCACAGATCAAGGCACAGGTTGGAAACCAACCCGCTTAAAACCAGAATATTTCCAAAAAAAGGATGAAGTAAAAGAAATTGAAGCCACTTTCATCAAAGAAGCCAATGAATTGCAAAGCGTTGCAGCATCAGGAGATGCAGCTGAGATTAAAGCTCAATTTGGTAAAGTGGGTGCTTCTTGCAAAAGCTGTCACGATTTGATTCGTGTACGCGAATAA
- a CDS encoding cytochrome b/b6 domain-containing protein — MKVSVHIWDWPLRLFHWLLVLVVVGSYITGKLGGSLTDWHGRLGSLALGLIIFRLIWGFIGTTHARFSSFFPTILRLKTYVKGEWQGVGHNPVGALAVIALLISLSLLVVTGLFANDDIAFEGPLFHLVDKDISDKLSGWHISLVNILILLVAIHVCAIVFYHKVKKTNLIVPMITGKKDLPKSFAPVSITAVSLLRFTLTLIVSASLVWGVWNGGLTKLLTPQASIQRPATQTHT, encoded by the coding sequence ATGAAAGTGAGCGTTCATATCTGGGACTGGCCGTTACGCCTGTTTCACTGGTTACTGGTACTAGTAGTAGTAGGTTCGTATATCACCGGTAAATTAGGTGGCTCCCTCACAGATTGGCATGGTCGTCTGGGCAGTTTAGCATTAGGCTTAATCATTTTCCGCCTAATATGGGGTTTTATTGGCACAACACACGCCCGATTTAGCAGTTTTTTTCCTACCATTTTACGTTTAAAAACCTATGTTAAAGGTGAATGGCAAGGTGTTGGTCATAATCCAGTAGGTGCTTTAGCGGTAATAGCCTTGTTGATTAGTTTGAGTCTTTTGGTCGTAACAGGATTATTCGCCAACGACGACATCGCTTTTGAAGGGCCACTTTTTCATTTAGTCGACAAAGACATCAGTGACAAACTTAGCGGCTGGCATATCAGCCTAGTAAATATACTCATATTGCTGGTTGCTATCCATGTGTGTGCCATTGTTTTTTACCATAAAGTTAAAAAAACCAATCTTATTGTGCCAATGATTACTGGCAAGAAAGATCTTCCCAAATCTTTCGCACCTGTATCTATCACCGCTGTAAGTCTTTTACGCTTTACATTAACTCTCATAGTCTCAGCCAGTCTGGTATGGGGAGTATGGAACGGGGGCCTTACAAAACTGCTCACACCGCAAGCCAGTATTCAACGACCCGCTACACAGACCCACACCTAA